The following proteins come from a genomic window of Kitasatospora sp. NBC_01246:
- a CDS encoding MFS transporter, which produces MSIRSVPPAGARRTLAAAQLISSIGDGAYFTCSALYFTHVVGLSPARLGLGLAVAWAIGSLAGVPLGHLADRRGARGTAVLLALATGAAVASFLVVHSFAAFLLAASVYATTQSGLTAARQALVGGLVPREERTELLARLQSTLNAGLALGAALGGVVLTVGTRTAFLAAFLVTALGFLGAGLTLLRLPAVAPGRDRTGAAPRLEVLSDRPFAVVTLLNTVLLLRMPLLSLVIPLWIAERAPGLGWLGSGLFVLNTVGVMLFQVRVARRVTGLRTASRAVREAGVVLLVSCVVFAVAAAAGLPPWALGGLLVAAAALQVAGELRQSAGSWQIAFDLAPAHQTGQYQGFFGSGVAVARTVGPLLLTTLLLSWGTPGWLLLGALFAAAGWAMGPAVRWAERRRPGAVAAPPAARALPARI; this is translated from the coding sequence GTGTCGATTCGATCCGTCCCACCGGCAGGGGCCCGGCGGACCCTCGCCGCCGCCCAGTTGATCAGCTCGATCGGCGACGGCGCGTACTTCACCTGCTCGGCGCTGTACTTCACCCACGTCGTCGGCCTCTCGCCCGCCCGGCTCGGCCTCGGCCTGGCCGTCGCCTGGGCGATCGGCTCGCTGGCGGGAGTCCCGCTCGGCCACCTCGCCGACCGGCGCGGGGCGCGGGGCACGGCGGTGCTGCTGGCCCTGGCCACCGGTGCGGCCGTCGCCTCCTTCCTGGTCGTCCACTCCTTCGCGGCGTTCCTGCTCGCCGCCTCCGTGTACGCCACGACGCAGTCCGGGCTCACGGCCGCGCGCCAGGCGCTGGTCGGCGGCCTCGTTCCGCGCGAGGAGCGCACCGAACTGCTCGCCCGGCTGCAGTCCACCCTCAACGCGGGACTGGCGCTCGGCGCGGCCCTCGGTGGCGTCGTCCTGACCGTCGGCACGCGGACGGCCTTCCTCGCCGCCTTCCTGGTGACCGCGCTGGGCTTCCTGGGCGCCGGACTGACGCTGCTGCGACTGCCCGCGGTGGCGCCCGGCCGGGACCGGACCGGCGCCGCGCCCCGGCTGGAGGTGCTCTCGGACCGGCCGTTCGCGGTGGTGACCCTGCTCAACACCGTCCTGCTGCTGCGGATGCCCCTGCTCAGCCTGGTGATCCCGCTCTGGATCGCCGAACGGGCGCCAGGGCTCGGCTGGTTGGGATCGGGCCTGTTCGTCCTCAACACGGTCGGGGTGATGCTCTTCCAGGTGCGGGTGGCCCGCCGGGTCACCGGACTGCGGACCGCCTCGCGGGCCGTGCGCGAGGCCGGCGTCGTGCTGCTCGTCTCCTGCGTGGTCTTCGCCGTGGCCGCCGCCGCGGGCCTGCCGCCCTGGGCGCTGGGCGGGCTGCTGGTCGCCGCCGCGGCGCTCCAGGTGGCCGGTGAGCTGCGGCAGTCGGCCGGCTCCTGGCAGATCGCCTTCGACCTGGCGCCGGCCCATCAGACCGGCCAGTACCAGGGGTTCTTCGGCTCGGGTGTGGCCGTGGCACGCACGGTCGGGCCGCTGCTGCTCACCACGCTGCTGCTGAGCTGGGGCACGCCGGGCTGGCTGCTGCTGGGCGCACTGTTCGCGGCGGCCGGCTGGGCGATGGGGCCGGCGGTGCGTTGGGCGGAGCGCCGCCGCCCGGGAGCGGTGGCGGCGCCACCGGCGGCGCGGGCGCTACCCGCGCGAATCTGA
- a CDS encoding alpha/beta hydrolase, translated as MSRITSLALAVASAFALVAGTTAAASAAPDPGAAAAEARVDPVAWAPCNPDPSKPDPGIYDCAVYPVPLDYAHPSGEKIGIAMMRRRAGDPAKRIGSLFLNPGGPGGSGYLWATTTRFEPEVQARFDLVGFDPRGVGLSNPLKCFGTDEEANGVFDRLTGVPVTKAEIDGTLAATRDYTDACDRNAGPLIEHMSTENVVRDLDRMRRGVGDRQLSFAGFSYGTLIGATYANMYPDKVRAVIIDGNVDPNLRLHDGLEYDRQRANGFELALDEYLKRCEAAGAPRCAFGAGDTRAKFDAIRDHLRTSPVTLPNGTRVTLSSFTSQVANALYAQSRQAPLATSLQALDDVLRQQKAPSLAVPKNAADADPLAVTVPAALREAPADTPYSADDSYYGVNCQDKPYPSNPRAFVNAARSWERDAPTFGRYQAFDAPACATWPAPARDVERYTGPWNRRTATPVMVIGNLYDPATQYTFAKRMQRQLGSAVLVSVDVIEHCAVGRSKELNKLVTSYLVSRQVPAPGQLLKPDAEAFPPVA; from the coding sequence GTGTCCCGTATCACCAGTCTCGCGCTGGCGGTCGCCAGCGCGTTCGCGCTCGTCGCCGGCACCACCGCCGCCGCCTCGGCGGCACCCGACCCGGGCGCGGCGGCCGCCGAGGCCCGGGTCGACCCGGTCGCCTGGGCACCGTGCAATCCCGACCCGTCCAAGCCGGACCCCGGGATATACGACTGCGCCGTCTACCCGGTGCCGCTGGACTACGCGCACCCGTCCGGCGAGAAGATCGGCATCGCCATGATGCGCCGGCGCGCGGGTGACCCGGCGAAGCGGATCGGCTCACTGTTCCTCAACCCCGGCGGCCCGGGCGGCAGCGGCTACCTCTGGGCGACCACGACCCGCTTCGAGCCCGAGGTCCAGGCCCGGTTCGACCTGGTCGGCTTCGATCCGCGCGGCGTCGGCCTGAGCAACCCGCTGAAGTGCTTCGGCACCGACGAGGAGGCCAACGGCGTCTTCGACCGGCTGACCGGGGTGCCCGTCACCAAGGCCGAGATCGACGGCACGCTGGCCGCCACCCGGGACTACACCGACGCCTGCGACCGCAACGCCGGCCCGCTGATCGAGCACATGTCGACCGAGAACGTGGTCCGTGACCTCGACCGGATGCGCCGCGGGGTCGGCGACCGCCAACTCTCCTTCGCCGGCTTCTCCTACGGCACGCTGATCGGCGCCACCTACGCCAACATGTATCCCGACAAGGTCCGCGCGGTGATCATCGACGGCAACGTCGACCCGAACCTGCGGCTGCACGACGGCCTGGAGTACGACCGGCAGCGCGCGAACGGCTTCGAACTCGCCCTGGACGAGTACCTGAAGCGCTGCGAGGCGGCCGGTGCGCCGCGCTGCGCCTTCGGCGCGGGCGACACCCGGGCGAAGTTCGACGCGATCCGCGACCACCTGCGCACCTCCCCGGTCACCCTGCCGAACGGCACCCGGGTGACGCTGTCCAGCTTCACCAGCCAGGTCGCCAACGCGCTCTACGCGCAGAGCCGGCAGGCCCCGCTGGCCACCTCGCTGCAGGCGCTGGACGACGTGCTCCGCCAGCAGAAGGCCCCGTCCCTGGCCGTCCCGAAGAACGCGGCCGACGCCGACCCGCTGGCGGTGACCGTGCCCGCCGCGCTGCGCGAGGCCCCGGCGGACACCCCGTACTCGGCGGACGACTCCTACTACGGCGTCAACTGCCAGGACAAGCCGTACCCGTCCAACCCGCGGGCCTTCGTCAACGCGGCCCGCTCCTGGGAGCGCGACGCGCCGACCTTCGGGCGCTACCAGGCCTTCGACGCGCCCGCCTGCGCGACCTGGCCGGCCCCGGCGCGCGACGTCGAGCGGTACACCGGCCCGTGGAACCGGCGCACCGCCACCCCGGTGATGGTGATCGGCAACCTCTACGACCCGGCCACCCAGTACACCTTCGCCAAGCGCATGCAGCGCCAGCTCGGCAGCGCCGTCCTGGTCAGCGTCGACGTGATCGAGCACTGCGCGGTCGGCCGGAGCAAGGAACTGAACAAGCTGGTCACCTCCTACCTGGTGAGCCGGCAGGTGCCGGCTCCCGGCCAGCTCCTCAAGCCGGACGCCGAGGCCTTCCCGCCGGTGGCCTGA
- a CDS encoding O-methyltransferase, which yields MTTETGRPTPQQTWTAVDGYFNGLLVEEDAALLAAVADSEAAGLPPHQVAPNQGKLLALLARVHGARRVLEIGTLGGYSTIWLARALPEGGRVVTLEADERCAAVATRNLERAGLAPVVDLRTGPALDTLPQLEQEGAEPFDLVFIDADKPSNPDYLEWALRLTRPGSLIIGDNVVRDGAVTDGTSTDPRVQGVRRFTELIAAHPRLTATAVQTVGEKGYDGFVVALVTA from the coding sequence ATGACCACGGAGACCGGCCGGCCGACCCCGCAGCAGACCTGGACCGCCGTCGACGGCTACTTCAACGGCCTGCTGGTCGAGGAGGACGCCGCCCTGCTCGCCGCCGTCGCCGACAGCGAGGCGGCCGGGCTGCCCCCGCACCAGGTGGCACCCAACCAGGGCAAGCTGCTCGCCCTGCTGGCCCGCGTGCACGGCGCCCGCCGGGTGCTGGAGATCGGCACCCTCGGCGGCTACAGCACCATCTGGCTCGCCCGCGCGCTGCCCGAGGGCGGCCGGGTGGTCACCCTGGAGGCCGACGAGCGGTGCGCCGCCGTCGCCACCCGCAACCTCGAACGGGCTGGGCTCGCACCGGTCGTGGACCTGCGCACCGGCCCGGCGCTGGACACCCTGCCGCAACTGGAGCAGGAGGGTGCCGAGCCCTTCGACCTGGTCTTCATCGACGCCGACAAGCCCAGCAACCCCGACTACCTGGAGTGGGCGCTACGGCTCACCCGGCCCGGCAGCCTGATCATCGGCGACAACGTGGTCCGCGACGGCGCCGTCACCGACGGGACCAGCACGGACCCCCGCGTCCAGGGCGTGCGCCGCTTCACCGAGCTGATCGCCGCGCACCCCCGGCTGACCGCCACCGCCGTCCAGACCGTGGGGGAGAAGGGCTACGACGGCTTCGTCGTCGCGCTGGTCACCGCCTGA
- a CDS encoding alpha-hydroxy-acid oxidizing protein, translating into MTGQQFGDYQNEIYFDALFGRLPKLPMAFAELAARAEAALPPTLLSYVAGGAGDERTQRANAAAFDRWGLVPRMMVSAARRDLSVDLLGMRWPAPLFLAPIGVIGLCAQDGHGDLAAARAAARTGVPMVASTLSVDPLEQVAAQLGDTPGLFQLYTPTDRALAESLVRRAEEAGYRGIVVTLDTWVTGWRPRDLATGNFPQLRGHCLANYTSDPVFRARLAKAPEEDPGAAVLEWAGVFGNPLTWADLPWLRSLTELPLILKGLCHPEDVRRARDGGVDGVYCSNHGGRQANGGLPALDALPGVVEAADGLPVLFDSGVRSGADVVKALALGATAVGVGRPYAYGLALGGEDGVVHVLRSLLAEADLIMAVDGYPTLADLRAEDALRRVWS; encoded by the coding sequence ATGACGGGGCAGCAGTTCGGGGACTACCAGAACGAGATCTACTTCGACGCGCTGTTCGGCAGGCTGCCGAAGCTCCCGATGGCCTTCGCCGAGCTGGCGGCGCGTGCCGAGGCCGCGCTGCCGCCGACGCTGCTGTCCTACGTGGCCGGCGGCGCCGGTGACGAGCGGACCCAGCGCGCCAACGCGGCCGCCTTCGACCGGTGGGGCCTGGTGCCCCGGATGATGGTCAGCGCCGCGCGGCGCGACCTGTCGGTGGACCTCCTCGGAATGCGGTGGCCCGCACCGCTGTTCCTGGCGCCGATCGGCGTGATCGGCCTCTGCGCCCAGGACGGCCACGGCGACCTCGCCGCCGCCCGGGCCGCCGCGCGCACCGGCGTGCCGATGGTGGCCTCCACCCTCTCGGTCGACCCGCTGGAGCAGGTCGCCGCCCAACTCGGCGACACCCCGGGCCTGTTCCAGCTCTACACCCCCACCGACCGGGCGCTCGCCGAGAGCCTGGTGCGCCGAGCCGAGGAGGCCGGCTACCGGGGCATCGTGGTCACCCTGGACACCTGGGTGACCGGCTGGCGCCCGCGCGACCTCGCCACCGGCAACTTCCCCCAGCTGCGCGGGCACTGCCTGGCCAACTACACCTCCGACCCGGTCTTCCGGGCCCGCCTCGCCAAGGCCCCGGAGGAGGACCCGGGCGCCGCCGTGCTGGAGTGGGCGGGTGTCTTCGGCAACCCGCTCACCTGGGCCGACCTGCCCTGGCTGCGCTCGCTCACCGAGCTGCCGCTGATCCTCAAGGGCCTCTGTCACCCGGAGGACGTCCGCCGCGCCCGGGACGGCGGCGTGGACGGCGTCTACTGCTCCAACCACGGTGGCCGGCAGGCCAACGGCGGCCTGCCGGCGCTGGACGCGCTACCCGGCGTGGTCGAGGCCGCCGACGGCCTGCCCGTGCTCTTCGACTCCGGTGTGCGCAGCGGCGCCGACGTGGTCAAGGCACTCGCCCTCGGCGCCACGGCGGTCGGCGTCGGCCGCCCGTACGCCTACGGCCTGGCCCTCGGTGGCGAGGACGGCGTGGTGCACGTGCTGCGCTCGCTGCTCGCCGAGGCCGACCTGATCATGGCGGTGGACGGCTATCCGACGCTCGCCGACCTGCGTGCCGAGGACGCCCTGCGCCGGGTGTGGAGCTGA
- a CDS encoding type III effector protein: MDGQDTGAAGVGPASFLAAAAALGTMDAAARTARHAPPDDTGQNDPQQALSALLLLRHLRAELADWESGLIETARDAGATWAELAEPLGVQSRQAAERRYLRLRPNADAGTEAGSTGEQRVQATRSQRAADRAVATWARDNAADLRRLAGQIGALDGLGPQAAPAVERLLDALGHHDPARLLAPLAETRPLLEAGHPKLTDRLDQLTARADQLRDDSARQRRTPPAGP; encoded by the coding sequence ATGGACGGCCAGGACACCGGCGCGGCCGGGGTGGGGCCGGCCTCGTTCCTGGCCGCCGCCGCCGCGCTGGGCACGATGGACGCCGCCGCCCGCACCGCCCGCCACGCACCCCCGGACGACACCGGACAAAACGATCCGCAGCAGGCCCTTTCCGCACTCCTGCTGCTGCGCCACCTGCGCGCGGAGCTCGCCGACTGGGAGTCCGGCCTGATCGAGACCGCCCGCGACGCGGGCGCCACCTGGGCCGAGCTCGCCGAACCGCTGGGCGTCCAGAGCCGCCAGGCCGCCGAACGCCGCTACCTGCGCCTGCGCCCCAACGCTGACGCCGGCACCGAGGCGGGCAGCACCGGCGAGCAGCGCGTCCAGGCCACGCGCAGCCAGCGCGCCGCCGACCGCGCGGTGGCCACCTGGGCCCGCGACAACGCCGCCGACCTGCGCCGCCTCGCCGGACAGATCGGCGCCCTGGACGGCCTCGGCCCCCAGGCAGCCCCCGCCGTCGAACGCCTCCTGGACGCACTGGGCCACCACGACCCTGCCCGTCTGCTCGCCCCGCTCGCCGAGACCCGGCCCCTCCTGGAGGCGGGCCACCCGAAGCTCACCGACCGCCTCGATCAGCTCACCGCCCGAGCCGACCAGCTGCGGGACGACAGCGCTCGGCAGCGCCGCACACCGCCAGCCGGCCCGTGA